A stretch of the Salarias fasciatus chromosome 3, fSalaFa1.1, whole genome shotgun sequence genome encodes the following:
- the LOC115381580 gene encoding tripartite motif-containing protein 16-like, translating to MMDQSRGRETVPAAAERSQKQKKLKANRLNIQQSIQQRENDVKLLQQQMQKLQLEITELKRKDVQLEQLEDKKDHNRFPPRGTGEKPSEPQTRAEFLKYSQQITLDPNSAHRRLLLSKENRKVAIKRQDDAFVPHPDRFTYWYQVLGRQSLTGRSYWEVERRGGGVFIAVTYKNISRAGSENECILGFNDKSWALKCDNNSYMFWYNKQCRPVSGPQSSRVGVYLDHKAGILSFYSVSETMTLLHRVQTTFTQPLHAGLWLLGSSGVSAEFNEPSSENF from the coding sequence ATGATGGACCAAAGCCGAGGCCgtgaaacagtcccagctgcagcgGAAAGGAgccagaagcagaagaagctgaaggcGAATCGactaaacatccagcagagTATCCAGCAGCGGGAGAACgatgtgaagctgcttcagcagcagatgcagaaactgcagctggagatcaccgagctgaagaggaaagacgtccagctggagcagctggaagacAAGAAGGACCACAACCGGTTTCCACCAAGAGGCACCGGAGAGAAGCCTTCAGAGCCACAGACCAGAGCAGAAttcttaaaatattcacagcagATCACTCTGGATCCAAACTCGGCACACAGACGTCTGTTACTCTCCAAGGAGAACAGGAAGGTGGCCATCAAGCGTCAGGACGACGCTTTCGTTCCTCATCCCGACAGGTTCACCTACTGGTACCAGGTCCTGGGCAGacagagtctgactggacgcagttactgggaggtggagcggagagggggaggagttttcattgcagtcacatacaagaacatcagcagagcagggagtGAAAACGAATGCATTTTGGGGTTTAATGACAAATCCTGGGCTTTGAAATGTGACAACAACTCTTACATGTTTTGGTACAACAAGCAGTGcagacccgtctcaggtcctcagtcctccagagtgggagtgtacctggatcacaAGGCAGGTATTCTGTCCTTCTACAGCGTGTCTgaaaccatgactctcctccacagagtccagaccaccttCACCCAGCCGCTACACGCTGGACTGTGGCTCCTCGGCTCTTCTGGAGTCTCTGCTGAGTTTAATGAACCCAGTTCAGAGAACTTCTAA